The following coding sequences lie in one Arthrobacter sp. PGP41 genomic window:
- a CDS encoding helix-turn-helix transcriptional regulator, with amino-acid sequence MDNRAEVRQFLSTRRGRITPEQAGIEPYGGRRRVPGLRREEVARLAGVSVDYYTRLERGNLTGVSDSVLDAIARALELDRAEHDHLYDLARTANTSGRKRAAPPVPSGVRPELQFLLDTITGAPAFIGNNRMDIVAANTLGYALYSDMYRSTARPANHSRFIFLDPRAHSFYIDWERAANTNVAILRREAGRNPHDKGIAELIGELSMRSDEFRTRWAAHNVRRHYAGTKLFQHPVVGLLELNFQVLGLEEDPGHSLTVYPATPGSPSDEALKLLASWAATENIVELAQAGART; translated from the coding sequence ATGGATAACCGAGCCGAGGTACGACAGTTCCTGTCCACCCGACGTGGGCGCATCACGCCCGAGCAGGCAGGAATTGAACCCTACGGCGGGCGCCGTCGAGTCCCCGGGCTCCGCAGGGAGGAAGTGGCCAGGCTTGCCGGCGTCAGCGTTGACTACTACACGCGCCTGGAACGCGGAAACCTCACGGGTGTCTCGGACAGTGTTCTTGACGCCATCGCCCGCGCACTGGAGCTGGACCGCGCCGAGCACGACCACCTCTACGACCTCGCCCGGACAGCCAACACGTCGGGACGCAAGCGGGCGGCGCCCCCGGTGCCGTCAGGGGTCCGGCCGGAGCTGCAGTTCCTGCTGGACACCATCACCGGCGCGCCGGCATTCATCGGAAATAACCGGATGGACATCGTGGCCGCCAACACCCTGGGCTACGCGCTGTACTCCGACATGTACCGCAGCACGGCCAGGCCCGCGAACCACTCGCGGTTCATCTTCCTGGATCCCCGGGCCCACAGCTTCTATATCGACTGGGAACGGGCAGCGAACACCAATGTTGCCATCCTGCGGCGCGAGGCGGGCCGGAATCCGCACGACAAGGGGATTGCCGAACTCATTGGGGAGCTCTCCATGCGCAGCGACGAGTTCCGGACGCGCTGGGCTGCGCACAACGTCCGCCGCCACTACGCGGGAACAAAACTCTTCCAGCACCCCGTGGTGGGGCTCCTGGAACTGAACTTCCAGGTGCTGGGGCTGGAGGAGGACCCCGGGCATTCGCTGACCGTCTACCCGGCCACACCCGGCAGCCCCTCCGATGAGGCCCTCAAACTCCTCGCTTCCTGGGCCGCCACCGAGAACATCGTGGAACTGGCCCAGGCCGGCGCGCGGACCTAA
- a CDS encoding PQQ-dependent sugar dehydrogenase: MDRRVLAAAAAGTCILLAGCTAAPAPAPATTSPAPATSSTPPSAPASSVPATDPAPAAAATIAGTPQPVATGLKAPWSVVFRDGTPLVSERNSGQVLELSPDGSARSIGTVQGVAARGESGLLGLAVGSQGDLYVYSTAADGNRVQRFPVNGEPGSLSLGQPDTLLERIPSASIHDGGRIAFGPDGMLYVTAGDASRRDSAQDRESLAGKILRMTPDGGVPADNPYPGSLVYSYGHRNPQGLAWADDGTMFATEFGQNTWDELNIITPGANYGWPTVEGIAGRPGFVDPVQQWQPGAASPSGMAHAGGTLFLANLRGQVLRSVPVSNPATSTEHFSREYGRIRDVALAPDGRLWILTNNTDGRGDPRAGDDRILAVDLEW; this comes from the coding sequence ATGGATCGCCGGGTCCTCGCCGCGGCAGCCGCGGGCACATGCATCCTGCTGGCTGGCTGCACTGCCGCTCCGGCTCCCGCGCCGGCAACCACGTCCCCTGCACCGGCGACCTCCTCCACGCCTCCATCCGCTCCGGCGTCCTCCGTCCCCGCAACTGACCCCGCGCCCGCAGCGGCAGCCACCATCGCCGGCACGCCCCAGCCGGTTGCCACAGGCCTCAAGGCTCCGTGGTCGGTGGTCTTCCGCGACGGGACGCCGCTGGTCAGCGAGCGGAACAGCGGGCAGGTCCTGGAACTTTCCCCTGATGGCTCGGCGCGGTCCATCGGGACCGTCCAGGGTGTAGCTGCACGGGGAGAATCAGGGCTGTTGGGCCTTGCCGTTGGCAGCCAGGGCGACCTGTACGTGTATTCGACGGCGGCGGACGGCAACCGGGTCCAGCGGTTTCCGGTCAACGGCGAACCGGGCTCACTGTCGCTGGGGCAGCCGGACACGCTCCTCGAACGCATCCCGTCCGCGAGTATCCACGACGGCGGCCGGATCGCCTTCGGTCCCGACGGCATGCTCTACGTGACGGCCGGTGATGCGAGCCGGCGCGACAGCGCCCAGGACCGGGAGTCGCTCGCCGGAAAGATCCTGCGGATGACTCCCGACGGTGGCGTCCCGGCGGACAACCCCTACCCGGGATCGCTGGTCTACAGCTACGGCCACCGCAACCCGCAGGGCCTGGCGTGGGCGGACGACGGAACCATGTTCGCCACCGAGTTCGGCCAGAACACGTGGGACGAGCTGAACATCATCACCCCCGGCGCCAACTACGGCTGGCCAACGGTGGAGGGCATCGCCGGCAGGCCGGGCTTCGTGGACCCGGTGCAGCAGTGGCAGCCCGGAGCCGCAAGCCCCAGCGGCATGGCCCATGCGGGCGGAACACTGTTCCTGGCCAACCTGCGCGGACAGGTCCTGCGGTCCGTCCCCGTCTCCAACCCCGCCACATCCACGGAGCATTTCAGCCGTGAGTACGGCAGGATCCGGGACGTGGCGCTGGCCCCTGACGGCCGGCTGTGGATCCTGACCAACAACACCGACGGCCGCGGCGATCCCCGCGCCGGGGATGACCGGATCCTCGCCGTCGACCTCGAATGGTGA
- a CDS encoding ABC transporter substrate-binding protein has protein sequence MTFPAFSPPQSTSVRPFTRRKALGALLAIPVVGLLTACGGTATAGNPASQASFAPLATSVPAGTTIKVGDPSIRVALELSGLIKDLDGINVEFANISGGPQTTEAFRANALDVGSVADIPPIHATWTGLDVRIIASAYRQDAVNHPLYELGVAPGAGIGKLEDLRGKKVAYSPGQAQGALVLRILEKAGLKQEDVKLVELPSTGDAYSSALSSKQVDAAPLGGVQIKRYLAKYKADGATTLRHGLRDDPGHLYSPAKVLADPAKAAALAKYVETWGKAQRWIEDHPREWLEGYYVKDQGLSAEDGQYLIDAAGKRDVPTSWTEAIERHQQTSDLLAREQKKPQLKAGDLYDSRYEAIAGTAFAAAGKGGAA, from the coding sequence ATGACCTTCCCTGCATTTTCCCCGCCCCAGTCGACCTCCGTCCGGCCGTTTACCCGCCGCAAGGCGCTGGGCGCACTCCTGGCCATTCCCGTCGTCGGCCTCCTGACGGCCTGCGGCGGCACCGCCACAGCCGGCAACCCGGCCAGCCAGGCGTCGTTTGCCCCGCTCGCCACCTCAGTCCCCGCGGGGACCACCATCAAGGTAGGCGACCCCAGCATCCGCGTAGCCCTGGAATTGTCCGGCCTGATCAAGGACCTGGACGGCATCAACGTGGAATTCGCCAACATCTCCGGCGGCCCGCAGACCACGGAGGCCTTCAGGGCCAACGCCCTGGACGTCGGTTCCGTGGCGGACATCCCGCCCATCCACGCAACATGGACCGGCCTGGACGTGCGGATCATCGCGAGCGCCTACCGCCAGGACGCCGTGAACCACCCGCTCTACGAACTGGGCGTCGCTCCCGGAGCCGGCATCGGCAAGCTGGAGGACCTGCGCGGCAAGAAGGTGGCGTACAGCCCCGGACAGGCACAGGGCGCCCTGGTCCTGCGGATCCTGGAGAAGGCCGGGCTCAAGCAGGAGGACGTCAAACTGGTGGAGCTCCCCAGCACCGGTGACGCCTACTCCTCGGCGCTGTCCAGCAAACAGGTGGATGCGGCGCCGCTGGGCGGGGTGCAGATCAAGCGCTACCTCGCCAAGTACAAGGCCGACGGCGCCACCACCCTCCGGCACGGCCTGCGGGATGATCCGGGACACCTGTACTCCCCCGCCAAGGTCCTGGCAGATCCCGCCAAGGCCGCCGCCCTGGCCAAGTACGTGGAGACCTGGGGAAAGGCCCAGCGGTGGATCGAGGACCACCCCAGGGAGTGGCTGGAGGGCTACTACGTCAAGGACCAGGGGCTTTCCGCCGAGGACGGGCAGTACCTGATCGACGCCGCGGGCAAGCGGGACGTTCCCACGTCCTGGACCGAGGCCATCGAACGCCACCAGCAGACCAGCGACCTGCTGGCCCGGGAACAGAAGAAGCCGCAGTTGAAGGCAGGGGACCTCTACGACAGCCGTTACGAGGCCATCGCAGGCACGGCGTTCGCTGCGGCGGGCAAGGGCGGTGCAGCGTGA
- a CDS encoding ABC transporter permease produces the protein MSVAPVLERPAVEPHLDPALAAREDVRPTGRRLGPGRRRQLAWLLGPSALLGLWTVSSATGLLDPRILSEPWTVVATAGELLADGRLQENLAISAQRAGLGLFFGIVVGALLALLSGLSRVGEALIDGPVQIKRAIPGLALVPLLILWFGIDETMKVLTITLGVFVPIYLQTHAGLRGIDLRYVELAQTVGLGRAAFIRKVVLPGALPGFFLGLRFAVTGAWVSLVVVEQINATSGIGYMMELARTYGQTNIIVLGLAVYGLLGLLSDGAVRFFERKALSWQRTLAG, from the coding sequence GTGAGCGTCGCCCCTGTGCTGGAGCGCCCCGCCGTCGAACCGCACCTGGACCCGGCGCTCGCCGCGCGGGAGGATGTCCGGCCCACCGGCCGCCGGCTGGGACCAGGACGACGGCGGCAGCTGGCCTGGCTGCTGGGCCCCTCCGCCCTGCTGGGGCTTTGGACAGTCTCATCCGCCACGGGGCTGCTGGATCCCCGGATCCTCTCCGAGCCCTGGACGGTGGTGGCAACCGCCGGGGAACTCCTCGCCGACGGCCGGCTGCAGGAAAACCTCGCCATCTCCGCCCAGCGGGCAGGGCTGGGGCTGTTCTTCGGCATCGTCGTCGGCGCACTGCTGGCCCTGCTGTCCGGGCTGAGCCGCGTGGGTGAGGCGCTCATCGACGGGCCGGTGCAGATCAAGCGCGCCATCCCCGGCCTGGCCCTGGTTCCGCTGCTCATCCTGTGGTTCGGCATCGACGAGACCATGAAGGTCCTCACCATCACCCTGGGCGTCTTTGTCCCGATCTACCTGCAGACACATGCCGGCCTTCGCGGGATCGACCTGCGCTATGTGGAGCTTGCCCAGACCGTGGGCCTTGGCCGCGCCGCCTTCATCCGCAAGGTGGTCCTCCCCGGCGCCCTCCCCGGTTTCTTCCTCGGCCTGCGCTTCGCGGTCACGGGCGCCTGGGTGTCGCTGGTGGTGGTGGAGCAGATCAACGCCACCAGCGGCATCGGCTACATGATGGAGCTCGCCCGCACCTATGGCCAGACCAACATCATCGTCCTCGGACTCGCCGTCTACGGCCTTCTCGGGCTCCTGTCCGACGGCGCCGTCCGCTTCTTCGAACGAAAGGCCCTCTCATGGCAGCGCACCCTGGCGGGCTGA
- a CDS encoding ABC transporter ATP-binding protein has product MAAHPGGLTAVAPSGTINAVSVRGLIRSFGPKGVLNGVDLDIAPGEFVALLGPSGCGKSTLLRALAGLDHDVRGSGVITVPERVSVVFQDSRLLPWDSVLGNVTLGLREHDAEARARKALAEVGLAGREKSWPHELSGGEQQRVALARSLVREPQLLLADEPFGALDALTRIRMHGLLRDLVAAHRPAVLLVTHDVDEAIALADRIVVLDSGRVSTVRTVSPDVGTARDAAGHEALRRDLLTDLGVVGASH; this is encoded by the coding sequence ATGGCAGCGCACCCTGGCGGGCTGACCGCCGTCGCCCCTTCCGGAACAATCAACGCAGTTTCGGTCCGCGGCCTGATCCGCAGCTTTGGCCCCAAAGGCGTCCTGAACGGCGTGGACCTGGACATTGCGCCGGGCGAGTTCGTGGCCCTGCTCGGTCCCAGCGGCTGCGGCAAGAGCACCCTGCTGCGGGCACTCGCCGGGCTGGACCACGACGTGCGCGGCAGCGGTGTGATCACGGTCCCCGAGCGCGTGTCCGTGGTGTTCCAGGACTCCCGGCTGCTGCCGTGGGACAGCGTGCTGGGCAACGTCACCCTGGGGCTGCGGGAGCACGACGCCGAGGCCCGGGCACGCAAGGCCCTCGCCGAAGTGGGGCTCGCCGGCCGCGAGAAGTCCTGGCCGCACGAGCTGTCCGGCGGCGAACAGCAGCGCGTGGCGCTGGCCCGCTCGCTGGTCCGTGAGCCGCAGCTGCTCCTGGCAGACGAACCGTTCGGCGCCCTCGATGCCCTCACCAGGATCAGGATGCACGGACTCCTCCGGGACCTCGTTGCCGCCCACCGGCCGGCTGTCCTGCTCGTGACGCACGACGTGGACGAGGCCATCGCACTCGCGGACCGGATCGTGGTCCTGGACAGCGGCCGCGTGTCCACTGTCCGCACCGTTTCTCCCGACGTCGGAACGGCAAGGGACGCAGCCGGCCACGAAGCCCTCCGCCGCGATCTCCTCACCGATCTTGGCGTCGTCGGCGCCAGCCACTAA